A stretch of the Ferviditalea candida genome encodes the following:
- a CDS encoding TIGR01212 family radical SAM protein (This family includes YhcC from E. coli K-12, an uncharacterized radical SAM protein.): MKASVPSKPRMWGDKRFHTWNYEMREQFGEKVFKVMLDAGFTCPNRDGTIAVGGCTFCSARGSGDFAGSRRNDLVTQFNQIRDRQHLKWPNAKYIGYFQAYTNTYAPVEELRDLYEVILEQPGVVGLSIATRPDCLPDEVVEYLAELNERTYLWVEMGLQTVHESTSELINRAHDTQCYLEAVEKLRKRNIRICAHIIYGLPLETHAMMLETARSVARMDVQGIKVHLLHLMRKTPMVKQYEAGLLRFLEKDEYVKLVADTLEMLPPEMIVHRLTGDAPRDLLIGPTWSLKKWEVLNAIDDELKHRDTWQGKFFAESAN, encoded by the coding sequence ATGAAAGCATCCGTTCCGTCAAAGCCCCGGATGTGGGGCGACAAACGGTTTCATACATGGAATTACGAAATGCGGGAGCAATTTGGCGAGAAGGTGTTCAAGGTCATGCTCGATGCCGGTTTTACATGCCCGAACCGGGACGGAACGATCGCCGTCGGGGGCTGCACCTTCTGCAGCGCGCGCGGGTCGGGAGATTTCGCCGGAAGCCGCAGAAACGATCTGGTCACCCAGTTCAATCAAATCCGCGACCGCCAGCACCTCAAATGGCCGAACGCCAAATATATCGGGTATTTTCAGGCGTATACCAACACCTATGCTCCGGTGGAGGAGCTGCGGGATCTCTACGAAGTCATTCTGGAGCAGCCGGGCGTCGTCGGCCTCTCCATCGCCACCCGGCCGGATTGTCTGCCCGATGAGGTCGTTGAATATCTCGCCGAGTTGAATGAAAGAACGTATCTATGGGTCGAAATGGGACTGCAAACCGTCCATGAATCGACCTCCGAGCTGATCAACCGGGCTCACGATACACAGTGCTATCTGGAGGCGGTCGAAAAGCTTCGGAAGCGCAACATTCGCATCTGCGCCCATATCATCTACGGGCTTCCTCTGGAAACGCACGCCATGATGCTGGAAACCGCGAGGTCCGTAGCCCGCATGGACGTTCAGGGGATCAAGGTCCACCTGCTGCACCTGATGCGCAAGACCCCGATGGTCAAGCAGTATGAAGCGGGATTGCTGCGATTTTTGGAAAAGGATGAATATGTCAAGCTCGTCGCGGACACGCTGGAGATGCTTCCGCCGGAGATGATCGTTCATCGCCTGACCGGCGATGCGCCGAGAGACCTATTGATCGGACCGACCTGGAGCCTGAAAAAATGGGAAGTCCTCAATGCCATCGATGACGAGCTGAAGCACCGCGATACATGGCAGGGGAAGTTTTTCGCGGAATCCGCGAACTGA